From the Chryseobacterium viscerum genome, one window contains:
- a CDS encoding MMPL family transporter has product MHRFFIFLYYLISRNKILSVLTALGIAVLCLFFASKINFEEDINQIIPKNEKSDLTAKVLKQLNFSDKIIVIIENKSGEDSFQLSETADTFLQKIEPLQKYIGSVQGKVNDNEISETFDFVSQNLPLFLNENDYKEIDRKLQKDSIAKQVENNYISLVSPTSLVTKEFIKKDPLGLTFLGIKKLNALNISKDFKLEDSYIVTKDGKNLLLFIDPKNKSNDTKANEVFVDQLNLIKDGINKQFKGKTEISYFGSPVIAVANAKQIKKDIQNTVVISMTVLLILLIYYFRNFFTPIIVFLPTVFSVLLALLVLYFIKDKISAISLSVGAILIGITIDYALHILTHYKHNNNIEELYKEITQPIILSSATTAVSFLCLVFVRSEALKDLGLFAAITVILSSISALIIVPQLYKPKEKGEHLNTNFIDRIGSYPYEKNKPLIIGCSIIILACLFGFRHVGFNEDIGDLNYIPKDLKISEAKLQKLSDITSKSIYTISYGNSEEQALTRNSELSSFLEKEKKEGKILSYNSIGSVVLSEKDQQKKIEQWNSFWNDSKKNQTISELISNGNKFGFNGSAFDNFNEVLHKNYTALNLKDYEKIKALQISEFMSSENGFYTVSNVVKVDENKRDAFIKDIEKKHDAIAIDRQQMNENFLGLLKRDFNTLINYSLLAIVLTIIVFFRNLELTILTMFPIVLTGIVTAGILYFLGLELNIFSTVVCTLVFGVGDDFSIFLTQAMQKEHTTGKNELPTYRTSIILAVFTTILSIGSLIFAKHPALHSLALVALIGMFSVIIITSTLYPFWFRLFITNRAKKGLSPITFRLFLRAVFSFLYYGLGGLVFSAFGSLFIKNAKGKTLDIIKLILAKFLTSVLYLTPFVKKRVIRNTAEDFSKPAVIIANHTSFLDTLAIAMATHKIIYLVNDWVYESPVFGKLVKALGFYPVSQGIENGMDKLKEKIAQGYSLVVFPEAERSYTNDVKRFHKGAFYLAEQFGLDVLPLYIHGNSEVLPKGDFIIYDGSITVKVGSRISKDDMSFGKNYSERTKKINAYFREEFAKLREEIEDENYFKKKLFLSYLYKDSEVVKEVKEDFNTKKSVYFELNKHISNEANILHMADDFGQKDALLTLYQASRRIFSLIKDDEKRAIAAHGYLVKRRKIQYIKDLSEVTKKIDVLLISHDHFSFKDIQVLPETIIFVNTKNASFENENYTLKFSSESLKVFKTK; this is encoded by the coding sequence ATGCATCGTTTTTTTATATTTTTATATTATCTGATTTCCAGAAATAAAATCCTATCTGTACTTACAGCCTTAGGAATTGCTGTTTTATGCCTGTTTTTTGCATCAAAGATCAATTTTGAGGAAGACATCAATCAGATCATTCCTAAAAATGAAAAATCTGATCTTACGGCAAAGGTTCTTAAGCAGCTTAATTTTTCGGATAAGATCATCGTTATTATTGAGAATAAATCCGGTGAAGACAGTTTTCAGCTTTCTGAAACGGCAGACACTTTTTTGCAGAAAATAGAGCCTCTACAAAAGTATATAGGTTCCGTTCAGGGTAAAGTGAATGATAATGAGATTTCGGAAACATTTGATTTCGTCAGCCAAAACTTACCTTTATTCCTTAATGAAAATGATTATAAGGAAATTGACCGCAAACTTCAGAAAGACAGTATTGCCAAACAGGTAGAGAATAATTATATTTCACTGGTTTCTCCAACTAGTCTTGTTACCAAGGAGTTTATCAAAAAAGATCCTCTGGGGCTTACTTTTTTGGGAATTAAAAAACTGAATGCATTAAACATCAGCAAAGATTTCAAGCTTGAAGACAGCTATATTGTAACCAAAGACGGAAAGAACCTGTTACTTTTTATTGATCCAAAGAATAAAAGTAATGACACGAAAGCCAATGAGGTTTTTGTAGATCAGCTCAACTTAATAAAAGACGGCATTAATAAACAGTTTAAGGGAAAAACAGAGATCAGCTATTTCGGTTCTCCGGTGATTGCTGTAGCCAATGCCAAACAGATCAAAAAAGATATTCAGAATACGGTAGTGATTTCTATGACAGTTCTTCTGATTCTTCTGATCTATTATTTCAGGAATTTCTTTACACCCATCATCGTCTTTTTACCAACAGTATTTTCTGTACTGCTTGCTCTACTCGTCCTTTATTTTATTAAAGATAAAATTTCAGCAATTTCATTAAGTGTAGGAGCCATTCTGATTGGAATTACAATAGATTACGCCCTGCATATTCTTACCCATTATAAGCATAACAATAATATTGAAGAGCTTTATAAAGAAATCACCCAGCCTATTATACTGAGCAGCGCAACAACAGCTGTTTCCTTCCTGTGTCTGGTTTTTGTACGTTCTGAAGCGTTGAAAGATCTGGGACTTTTTGCTGCTATCACCGTTATTCTTTCTTCAATTTCAGCATTGATTATTGTTCCTCAGCTCTATAAGCCTAAAGAAAAAGGAGAACACCTCAATACGAATTTCATCGACAGAATAGGGTCTTATCCTTACGAGAAAAACAAGCCTCTGATTATAGGATGTTCTATTATCATTCTTGCCTGTCTGTTCGGATTCAGGCATGTAGGTTTTAATGAGGACATTGGTGATCTTAATTATATTCCAAAAGACTTGAAAATCAGTGAAGCCAAACTGCAGAAGCTTTCTGATATAACTTCAAAATCTATTTACACCATCTCTTATGGAAATTCCGAAGAGCAGGCATTAACCAGAAATTCTGAACTGAGCAGCTTCCTTGAAAAAGAGAAAAAAGAAGGTAAAATATTAAGCTACAATTCTATTGGAAGCGTCGTCCTTTCAGAAAAGGATCAGCAAAAAAAGATTGAACAATGGAACAGCTTCTGGAATGATTCTAAGAAGAACCAGACTATTTCCGAGCTGATCAGTAATGGAAACAAATTTGGATTCAATGGTTCAGCTTTTGACAACTTCAATGAAGTTTTGCATAAAAATTACACTGCATTAAACCTGAAAGATTACGAAAAGATAAAGGCTCTACAGATCTCAGAATTCATGAGTAGCGAAAATGGTTTTTATACGGTTTCCAATGTGGTAAAAGTAGATGAAAATAAAAGAGATGCTTTCATCAAAGATATTGAGAAGAAGCATGATGCCATTGCTATTGACCGCCAGCAGATGAACGAAAATTTCCTCGGCTTGCTGAAGAGGGACTTCAATACGCTGATCAATTATTCTCTTTTAGCAATTGTCCTGACAATTATTGTGTTTTTCAGAAATCTTGAACTCACAATTCTTACCATGTTCCCGATTGTTTTAACGGGAATTGTAACAGCGGGGATACTTTATTTCTTAGGATTAGAGTTAAATATTTTCAGTACTGTAGTATGTACATTGGTATTTGGAGTGGGAGATGATTTCAGTATCTTTCTCACACAGGCTATGCAAAAAGAACACACAACAGGCAAAAATGAACTACCCACCTATAGAACATCCATTATTCTTGCGGTTTTCACTACTATTCTTTCCATTGGGTCTCTGATTTTCGCCAAGCATCCGGCCCTGCATTCTTTAGCATTAGTGGCCCTTATCGGAATGTTTTCTGTTATTATTATTACTTCTACCTTATATCCCTTTTGGTTCAGATTATTCATTACCAATCGTGCAAAAAAAGGTCTTTCTCCCATTACTTTCAGGCTGTTTTTACGGGCTGTATTTTCGTTTTTATATTACGGCTTGGGAGGATTGGTGTTCTCAGCTTTCGGAAGTTTGTTTATTAAAAATGCCAAAGGAAAAACCTTGGACATCATCAAACTGATTCTGGCTAAGTTCTTAACATCGGTACTTTATTTAACACCTTTTGTAAAGAAAAGGGTTATCAGAAATACCGCTGAAGATTTCAGCAAACCGGCTGTTATTATTGCCAATCACACTTCTTTCTTAGATACCCTGGCCATTGCCATGGCTACCCACAAAATCATCTATCTGGTGAATGACTGGGTATATGAATCTCCTGTTTTCGGAAAACTGGTAAAAGCACTGGGTTTCTATCCGGTTTCACAGGGAATTGAGAATGGAATGGATAAGCTGAAAGAAAAAATTGCACAGGGATATTCCCTAGTTGTTTTCCCTGAAGCAGAACGCTCGTATACCAATGATGTGAAAAGATTCCATAAAGGAGCGTTTTATCTTGCAGAGCAATTTGGGCTGGACGTCCTTCCGCTTTACATTCATGGCAATTCTGAGGTATTACCAAAGGGAGACTTTATTATTTATGATGGAAGCATTACTGTAAAAGTAGGCAGCAGGATCAGCAAAGACGATATGAGTTTTGGCAAGAACTATTCTGAAAGAACAAAGAAGATCAATGCGTATTTCAGAGAAGAGTTTGCTAAACTGAGAGAAGAGATCGAGGATGAAAATTATTTCAAAAAGAAACTGTTCCTGAGCTATCTTTATAAAGACAGCGAAGTGGTAAAAGAAGTAAAAGAAGACTTCAACACCAAAAAATCAGTATATTTCGAACTGAATAAGCATATTTCCAATGAAGCCAACATCCTTCATATGGCCGATGATTTCGGACAGAAAGATGCTTTATTGACTTTATATCAGGCTAGCCGAAGAATTTTTTCTCTGATAAAAGATGATGAAAAAAGAGCAATAGCAGCACATGGCTATCTGGTAAAAAGAAGAAAGATACAGTATATAAAAGACCTTTCAGAAGTGACTAAAAAGATTGATGTTCTTTTGATCTCACATGATCATTTTAGCTTCAAGGATATTCAGGTTCTTCCTGAGACCATCATTTTTGTCAATACAAAGAATGCTTCGTTTGAAAATGAGAATTATACGCTGAAATTTAGTTCTGAATCATTAAAAGTATTTAAAACTAAATAA